A genome region from Erigeron canadensis isolate Cc75 chromosome 3, C_canadensis_v1, whole genome shotgun sequence includes the following:
- the LOC122591474 gene encoding uncharacterized protein LOC122591474, whose product MEIPKCIQLLNLKLYDGTKGPKERVARFREKIERFPIPAHLREGYFCKGFESTLTGSALEWLITQGNNESLGSYLDRFLEKSFPILDLEITSAVHAFHMGLHSDSPLYDDLSENPCRSLLEARIRGSRYAEEEDRMWIKSKSAYDHPNRKLKTSSSKSFRAKPYSRFDDHRVDDVDKEKENEEYPRIIDYHFSVDISSLIFAIYELGDKVRWPRAKNKNPKWSGKPDWCAFHKDFSHMTKDSLSLRKEVIILVSKVYLDEILNRNES is encoded by the exons ATGGAGATCCCCAAATGTATCCAACTTCTCAACTTGAAGCTCTATGATGGTACTAAAGGTCCTAAAGAGCGTGTTGCGCGATTTAGGGAGAAGATAGAAAGATTTCCTATTCCCGCGCATTTGAGGGAAGGATACTTTTGCAAAGGTTTCGAGTCTACTCTTACGGGTTCCGCTTTGGAATGGCTG ATCACCCAAGGTAATAATGAATCTCTTGGAAGTTATCTCGACAGGTTTCTCGAAAAGTCTTTTCCTATCCTAGATCTTGAGATCACTTCGGCAGTACACGCTTTCCATATGGGTTTGCATAGTGATTCTCCGCTCTATGATGATCTTTCAGAAAATCCGTGTAGAAGCTTGTTGGAGGCAAGGATCCGAGGTTCAAGATATGCAGAAGAGGAGGATAGGATGTGGATTAAGTCGAAATCTGCTTATGATCATCCTAATCGAAAATTGAAGACCTCATCTTCCAAATCTTTTAGGGCTAAACCCTATTCTAGATTTGACGACCACAGAGTCGATGACGTGgataaagaaaaggaaaacgAGGAATATCCTAGGATAATTGACTATCATTTTTCTGTTGACATTTCAAGTCTAATTTTTGCAATATATGAACTTGGGGACAAAGTGAGATGGCCAAGGGcgaaaaataaaaatcctaaaTGGAGCGGAAAACCTGATTGGTGCGCTTTTCACAAGGATTTTAGCCACATGACTAAAGATTCTCTTTCTTTGAGGAAAGAAGTAATCATTCTCGTAAGCAAAGTATACCTCGATGAGATCTTGAATAGAAATGAGAGCTGA
- the LOC122591475 gene encoding uncharacterized protein LOC122591475, whose protein sequence is MPLHTPVHRDPKDKGGLGVDYKEVRGPFIGINYNRKNKNNTTHPNQSKDNAPAGRTNEFRIIDETPAGIQNTETGRKLTKTVEANQEFTQTQFKKLESRITENGPLITPRNLFGTPVLSALPGFAPFGTTIPTASRNFGSNIPQNTQAAGTSANAGSGLFNTNNFTRSYGYTNPLQEQGTNEYIAREFQKIKEMISSVPGFCNPIPEVNPTSYLINRYGDRIANVEIPKKFQVPNIKPYDGTSDPQEHVALYLEKMETVPIPYNLKEACLCRSFGSTLTGSALKWLQSLPPQSINSFADLTNLFNSQFSCSGTFEKLTDDLYKITQKQHESLRDFMTRFTKESLNIPKLDMLTAIQALQRGLHPGSKFQEDLIMTQCRNLDEAKARVARFIRLEENELTTAKLDALSYD, encoded by the exons ATGCCGTTACACACACCGGTTCATCGTGATCCTAAAGATAAAGGTGGATTAGGGGTAGACTATAAAGAAGTTAGAGGTCCATTTATTG GAATCAACTACAATCGGAAAAATAAGAATAACACGACTCATCCTAATCAAAGCAAGGATAATGCACCTGCTGGTCGGACAAATGAATTTCGCATTATTGATGAAACTCCAGCAGGAATTCAAAACACTGAGACAGGGCGA AAACTTACTAAAACGGTTGAAGCAAATCAGGAATTTACTCAAACACAATTTAAGAAATTGGAGTCAAGGATCACAGAAAATGGGCCTCTGATAACTCCAAGGAATTTGTTTGGAACTCCAGTTTTATCTGCACTTCCTGGGTTTGCCCCATTTGGCACGACGATCCCAACTGCATCCCGAAATTTTGGGAGTAACATCCCACAAAATACGCAGGCTGCTGGCACCTCTGCTAATGCGGGATCAGGTTTATTTAATACTAATAATTTTACTAGATCGTATGGATACACTAACCCATTGCAGGAACAAGGAACAAACGAATATATTGCGAGAGAATTTCAGAAAATTAAGGAAATGATTTCGAGTGTTCCTGGATTTTGCAATCCAATTCCAGAAGTCAATCCTACTTCTTATCTCATTAATAGATACGGGGATAGGATTGCAAATGTGGAAATTCCAAAGAAATTCCAAGTGCCAAATATTAAGCCCTATGATGGAACTTCCGATCCACAAGAGCATGTTGCATTGTATCTGGAGAAAATGGAGACTGTGCCCATTCCCTACAACCTGAAGGAAGCTTGCTTATGTAGAAGCTTTGGCTCCACATTGACTGGCTCAGCCTTAAAATGGCTGCAGAGTTTGCCTCCTCAATCTATAAACTCTTTTGCTGATTTAACTAATTTGTTTAACAGTCAATTTTCATGCAGTGGAACTTTTGAGAAATTAACTGATGATTTATACAAAATTACTCAAAAACAGCATGAATCACTTAGAGACTTTATGACTAGATTTACTAAAGAATCTCTTAATATTCCTAAATTAGATATGTTAACTGCTATCCAAGCTTTGCAGAGAGGCCTTCACCCTGGATCCAAATTCCAAGAAGACCTTATAATGACCCAATGCAGAAACTTGGATGAGGCAAAGGCTAGAGTAGCAAGATTCATCAGACTTGAAGAAAATGAACTAACAACAGCAAAACTGGATGCCTTATCTTACGATTGA